The Sander lucioperca isolate FBNREF2018 chromosome 4, SLUC_FBN_1.2, whole genome shotgun sequence DNA segment GTGGGGTCTGTCAGGCAATTATTTCACTACCCCCTGGTGCAGGGCAGGAGTTGGGGGCAACTAGCACACCACGCTAGTTGTCAGAGTGCAAGCTAACCTGCTGCGCTAATGTTAATCAGGCAACAAGGGGCAGGAGCATTACAGAAAGGGAATTCACTCAACCAGTGGCATACAGGGATGATGGCGATGTATAAGGAAGGAGGTGTTGCATGCATGAATAGGTATGAAATTATAGTATAAGACAATATTCCTGTGTTAGTGAACAGTGTTTGTTCAGGCATGGCAGTGTGTCATTACAACCATGTGTTTGGCTGATTGTTTGCATATGTGCCAATGAAATGTGTGTATGAAATGGGCAGCATGCAATTACAATCTATGCTTGTgtgacagagcgagagagagagtgtgtgtgtgtgtgtgtgtgtgtgtctgtgtgtcagggACTGACAGCAAGCAAGTAAATGAGCCCTGCAGACTGAAAGGCAGATTAATTGAAAATACTTCAGATACCCAGCTTCAGCCGTCAGTCTTGCAACAGAACAGACCTTCATGACAAAATTCctcaaagacacagacacacacacacacacacacacaccattatgACTGGTCTCATGTTGAGGACGCACTCATGCAAAGCTGCACTGTCAGACACGACAGGTTATTTGAAAGCAGATAAAATGCGCGTACACACATGAACGCTGTCACACATACCGAGGAGTACACAAGCaatgagaaacacacacacacacacacacacacacacacacacacacacacagtatgatgCAAATCCTTACAGAAGAGCCAGTTCAATCTTCCAAAAGGACACACTAAAACTCTCccgctgtttttttcttcttttctctgccTCTCCTGAAAAACAAGGTCCTTGAAAAGGCCATTGGTGACAGGCATATTATCAGCTCTTCAACACagctctcagtgtgtgtgtgtgtgtgtgtgtgtgtgtgtgtgtgtgtgtgtgtggttgtgcctGTATCCATAAACCCAAAGAAAAAACATCTTTGGCTGAAATAAAACTGAATCTAATCCTGAATATTCACATATAAAAATGGTTGTATTAGTTGGTTAAAAATTGTGCTCTCATTTAATCTTTGTATCTTATTGAGGGAGGTGTCCGCAAAGCAAAGGGCTTCTTCGGTTGTTGTAATATGTAATTGAACATAGGTGACTAGTCTGAGTTGTAATTTTAAAGTCAGACAGATCAGAAGAACCCATGAGAACTCCAAATATGACATTCACAATAAGCAATTTCATTCCAACATACACAAAGATAACAGAGTAGAACGGAATCATGAGAACTGTAACACTACAAATACAAACAGCTGAGAAAGGGAATGCATAAATTATACAGAGAATACATaacaaaaacagataaaaaagaCACTTAAGCTTTTAGGCCTGTAAAGACACTAAGTTCATTTCTACAGATGTTTGGTTCCTGTCCGCCTGCACATAAAACTTGCCGTTTTGgcactttttaagaccatttgTTTCTGTAAACGTGGATAGAAATATTCAGTCCATACTTTGTGTGGGCAGGTGTGAATATGGtatgttttatgtgtgtgggaaggtgttttgtgtgtgtatacgtgtgtgtgtttgtgtgtgtgtatgtgtgttatgaATACTCAGTTATGCGTGGAAAGGTATATGTTGTATGTGTTCTCACATTTCATGTCCATATAGTGTAACTCTAATCTATTCAAACACGTACAGTATATTCATTGATTCTCTACATtagtgtctgtgcgtgtgtgcgattgtgtcagagtgtgtgtttgtcacagTTGGCCTCCGGTAGAAACTCCTCCGCTTTTGTTGTATGTTAGATTCATAAGGGAACTCCCTCCGTTAGTCTTTGTCATTCGGTTGACAATGAGTCAAATGATCAACAGATCAGGTCAACCCGCGAATGATTCAACACAGTAACGACTCAACctcaacagcagacagacagcattgTTTGCAGTAAAAACCACAGTCCTGCTTCCTCTTTAGAGCCATTAAAACTATCCAGGGCCAAGGTCAGCTAAACTAGTCTTATAGGGGCTAGTGGTTGAATTTCCTGTGTAGCTTTCAGTTAGATACAAACATATCAGTCAGGGGCAGAGCATCTCTGAAGGGAAAAAAGGTAATTTCTTTAGGCAGAGCCAAACAGCAATTAAAGCGTAGAAAGTACTCAGTGAGAGCATACCGATGCCAAGATATATCTCTTACTGTGTAGTAATAACAGAAaacgtaaaataaataattattattgtaGAGTCCTGACCCAAATCTGcaacaaaatatattttcaatcAAGTGCAGTGCAGGATTTTgtcagaaaataataaaaaaaatgtattgacatTACAAAATATTTTTGCCTTTCAAAAAGTACATTCTCCAAGTCTGCACATTGCCTCCAACAACCTCTGTCAATCAAATGATCTATTTGATTAGGATTCAGATTTTGTACATGGTATACAGCCTTAAATGAAGGTCTGACTTTGAGACAATGCAAAGAAGCCTCCTAAACATTTGGCTCTGCCTAACAAGATTAATCACAGCCAAGGAGATAATGCCAAAGTACAGCAGCTCTGCATACATGTTTGTTTGACTCAAATTTAACAATCCATGTGGCTAAAATGGGCATGGCACTGCCACACCACGAAAAACTGAAGATACTGTTTTGTTACTACTGGTCCTGGACCATAATTGGATTAACATGTTCAACAAGTTGCCTTATTATTGTATTTATAAGGCATTGGAAGAAATAAATTGTGTACATTAAACTACATCATTGCCGATAACTCTTCTCCAAGGGCAGCATGAGGTAACTGAAAGTTTTGATAGCAGTAATGAACTGTGATTTAAGCCCTGGATAGCCCTGTTTAGCCCTATAGTCGGAAGCAGTTCCACCCTGTCACACTATAGCAGAAAAATACTCTTCAAATTGCACCAAACTGCAGCTTCTGAAATGTAACTGATGTAAAAAGGTATTatattttacatgtttacaacataaatatattattcTGTGTAGCAGAATGCACAATTTTGTAAGGGGAGATAAATGTACCAGGGCAAAGTTGGAGATTAAAATTCTAGGGACATTTCGTCTAACTTCTGTCCCAGAACTCCTATTTTCTGCACTGATATTAAAGTCCAAGAcaagtgacaaaaagttatgTTCACAGCCCTGGTTCAAAGTAGTATTAACTTGTGGCGAAGGAGGAAGGGGCATAAGGGGATAGGAAGAGGAATGCTTCTGGGTTTACACCTGCAAGTGTGAAGCCAGCCTCTATCTAAACAGTGTTTCAATGTTTACAGCATTAAAACAAAATCCCTGTTTCCAATGCAGACCTTTTTATATGGATTCAAAAGTTGAATTATACAGGAGCAAAGAGACCTCACTGCCATTCCCAGGGAACCATTGCAAGTCTACCGTTTCTCTGCCAGAGGTTTGCATTGAGAGCAACTACAACTCCAAAGGGAGGCAATCGAGAGGGTTGTTCCATAATTTTACATTACTATTAATTTGTGTTATTCAACAAGCCCAATCTTCAAAAACTTATAAAACTGAAATGAGAAACCAAACTTGTGTAGCAATGAGTCCCCAAGGCAGCCACCAATATTGTCTAGAACAGTGAAAAAAACCCATGAATTAGTTTGTGGCGTATAGAAACTATCTAGAACTAGTTCTTAGATTATTAAAAAGCTTGTTGCCTATTCACCAAAGCTGTTCTGCCCAAAGACCCCGTTAATCACAAAGACTATAATCTTAACGTTAACTCAGATATCTCTGCACTTAGACTCTCTGTGACCCCAACTTGGGAAAACAAGAGGCCCAGTAAatggtttttattattattttgtccagAGCAGAGACCATGCCTGATTACCAGTTCCAATGTACTTCTGGGATTCACAGCTCTGGACAGAGAGGGTTTGACACTACTCCTCAGAGACTGCCACAAGTTGTTCCATCTCAATTGTTTcctggagtttttttttctggaagcCTGAGACTTTCAGGGATTCCTCCACATTGATTCATAATTTTTGTTAATTGGCCAGACTGGAGATAAGACACACAGGCAATCCCTAAGGTACCGTATCTGTACATCCGTCAGTCTCAATTTGTGGCCACTGAGGACTGGAGTCAGACACCCTTCATTGTAAGGAGATCAAAAACCTTGCTGTCAAGTGAAAATAACGTAGATGATTCAACTGTGGATGAATACATTCTTAAGGAAATATATCAACTGAGGAAGAGGAGCAAGGCTTGGCTGTATGTTCTGAAATGTATTATATTAGTGATATGTGCATTTACACAAACAGGGCAgagcaaaataaaatctatttgaAAAGCAAGTGAATTAAAGAGTAagtgtaaataattaaataaaagcatgaggGTTCAAATAAGAAAAATGGACCATTGGACAGAATGATTAATGATATCAAGCAAATTATGACAATTGGACACTGTGCTTATGAATAACTGAGCTAGTTATTCTTTACATCCAGGGAAAAGCCTTGAGGCTATATGTAGGTAACCTCAGCTCTATTCCGCCCATTCTTCCAAATGAAgccattatttttaaaaagcttCCACCTCTACATAGCCTGTGGTACTAATCTAAAATTAATTGATTGGTGATTCCTTCGACCTAAAACATAGGGGAGCTGCAAGTGGAATTTGAACAATAGGCCAAAATAGAAAACTGGGCTCTTTATAAAAATGGAAGCTGTCCTACTGAGTGCCAAAGGGaatttgctctgttttgttatgTGGTCCCACCCAACCAAATTAAGTTCTATTGATCTGATAGCAGAGTAATGACGCGCCTTGGACATCCCATTGTGAATGCTAGTGGGTCTATCGGATTGGCTGCCACACATGACATAGAGAGCAGAGGGAAAGTCATTATTCATATGAAACACAATGGAATATCAAAAGCAAAAACAGTGGGTAGATCACTACAGCATAATTAAATAGTTGGTTCACCCAAAgtacaaaacatattttctcattTCTCATTCTCAATTTGTTTTTAGTGCTCACAGCATTGATATaccacaatttaaaaatgatccTGGTTACATACGGTAACATACATTGTTGTGGTCAGTTTTTTGCTAGAACTACTTTCTACTTAAGCAATAGAGTGTACTATTTAGGTAAAAGGTCCAATGTGCATGCACTTTATACACATGAATCGTCTTCTGTTACTTCACAACAGATTTATCTTCTAACTTCTGAATAGAGCCCAATTCTGTAGACAGAGATCTTCATAGGTCAAAGCATAAATGCCACCCATCGCTTTCCCTTTCCTCATCAAACTCACACCTTGAACAGCGGGAGAATTCTAGACCTGTCAAAACGATGATATCAAAGTTAACCCAGTGGAAAATCAAATAGAAATGCATTACCTCCAGGCTTGATAGACTGGTCCTTCTTGACCGATCGGACTCAAAAGACAAATAATAACGGCACAGGAGGTTATATCACCTTACCTTGGCCTAATCATACCCTGCACAGTCATGGTGAAGCATAAATCCTACCTTAGTTTTTTTTAGAGTGTCTTACTGAGGACCGTTCCTGGTTAAGCATCTGATGAGGGAGGCAGGGATAGAAGAAAGATAGGCAGACCAAGAAAGCCGTCATTAATTTCAATCAGGCTCCCAGTCTGGCAGAGTTAATAATATCAGCACGCTCTTCTGACCTCTGACGATGGTACGACATCAACCTctgcaaattactcattaatttACCCCCATTAAGTTAGACAGAGGTGGCGGGCAGGGGAAAAACATGGAGGAGAATGAATTAATTAGACATTTTAAAACAGAATTAATACCTTTTCAATTGAGATGTATCACAGTAGAGAAAGAGAGGTCAGGATGGCAGTGGTGAGGATAGTAAGAATGGGCAGAAAAAGGAATTCTGACTATATAGTCCAGCTGACATTAATATTTTCACAGAATGGATGTCAATGCAAAGGTAGGGCATAAAGATAATTTATATGGATGAGAAGTAGCCTACTTTTGTAAATTCCAAAGCATTTGTACGGATAGAGTCATCAGCATTTTTGTCTCTTGTGTATGAGAATGTTCTGTGCATAATGTGAGTGAGATAAACATTTGTCTCATAACAAAGTCTCTTTGTTTGGTCTGTAATAATACCAAGCCTTGCTCCTATTTGTTTCAACAGATTTCATTGTAACACCCATAAAGTCAAACCCAAATCTTAAATAATAAACCAAATTAAATCCTTGGGGCTACATTATTCCCTATTAACCATATTTAAAAGGAAAagcaaatataataaatataattaaaaagtTGTGAAATCATACCTCACTTTGGGCACTTTGGTTCATAGCAAGCTCCAGCCCAGAGCAAAGCAGGGTCATATATAGTGAGTGGACGGCCATCTAAGCAGAGTATCCTTTGGGCCTTCACTCTGCTTATCATCCATTGTATCTCACTGTGTAGTGCAGGGAGCATATGACATATTTATCGACTTGAGCTGATATAAGGACCGTATTTTGTCTCTTCAACGTTGGCATGTTCAAAATGAGATGCTGCAAACCTCTAACCTGCTCTCAATCTGCCTCTATTCCTAAATGTGATTACAGGGTTCTTTAATATAGGAGCTAACACCTGTCTTGCCAACCTGCACAACCCACCCTAAAGTAATTTCTGCATGACTTGCACTATTGAAATGTAAATTTCCAACCTCATAGCTTCCCTTCTCAAAAGAAATACGCTACAGCTGTAAATAAGAAATGGGCTAGGAGACAAAAGTGCCTGCCGATCTTGAAGGGGTTTAATTCACGTCATCTAGATCGACAGACAGGCTGGgccacacacattcatgtacacacacaactCCCCAAATGGGAGGGTATCTATATGCAAAACATCTCCACTAAGCAATCCACTTTACTACCGTAGAGGAGGCTGAGAATAATGGACGACTCAGCCTCAACCCAAACCCTATtctcccacccacacacagacactcaccccagcatgcacatactgtatacatgcCCACACACCGTTGAACATATGTAGTTAGGTGTTTCGAATCGATAAGCATGCTCAACACACATCCTCCCCGACCTATTCTTACACTGGCTAAATGCCAGGAAGAACAATTAGCCCAATAAGTACCATCGAATGTCCTCCCCCAAAGAGGGATATTCAGGCTACTCTAAAACAAATGCACCTAATTCCTCATCCTGCTCCCTCCCTCATTATCTCCCTAAATGATGCTTCTATAGGAGAACAGGTGTTGGAGGTGCAGTGGAATGATTGTTGTGTGAATGGAGGTTTGATGGGAATAgaagctggggggggggggtaaatcATGAATGGAGCTGCTTCTGGTGAGATAACCGAGCTACAGTGTACCAGTATTGAGGTAAAAGGCAGGTAAAAGAAGAGGTGCTGGTTACCACCTCTTTTTTGCTCATTAGTAGGGATTCAGCAGGTCTACGGAAGCTTGCGAGGACCAAGGTGCCCAGTATAAGGTAGCCTGGTGAACAGCTTGATTCTTGTCAATTACTACTTAGTATTGTGGTGAAAACAGACAACCTCTTAAAATGCCAATAGATTGTCATAGAATTGTCAtagaatcaataaaaaaaaaaatcacccagGGAAACGACCCTTGTCACTTGACACCTCACAGGAAATATCATATATCTTGCTACATTAACATCTATTCTCCTTTATTAGTCTGCTGTTGGAATCCAACTTCAGAATCTTCCTAAGAACATTCGACTTAGCTTCCTCTGCTTACAGCTTCTGCTGGGCAGAAACCCCCTTCCAGTAGTCCAAAATATCGTGAAGGTCCTCGTCCTTGGCAAACTGAACCTTCTTACGCAGGGCGTGGCCTGCTGCTATATAGGAGGCCTCCTCTCTGGGGCTTTTCTTGTAAGGCCGGAATCGCTCCCAGATCCGCAGTGTGCTCTCAGACGAATACTCTGGACTGGAGGAGTAGCcagagttgtagttgtggtgaCGAGAAGGTGAGAGCTGGGAGTAGGTGGATGTGGCATCCCTCTTGGTGCGGCCCAGTGGCTTCAGGAATGAGGCCTTTTGGGCCTGTGAGGGTGAGTCGTTGCCGCCCTCATAGTAGAGTGCAGGAAAAGAGTGGCGGTGCTCGGAGCTGTGGTAGTCTGGCTGAACTTCCAAgtggtgctgctgctgtccaGGGCCAACTACCGCACCTCCACTCCCCTTGTTACACCCCATCCCACCCCCATTCACACTCACCCCACCACCATTTATGTTTCCCATCCCATTCCCGTTGCAGCCTCCTATTCCGCCAGCTCCTCCACTTCCACCCCCTCCACCACAACCCACAGGGCTGCCTTTTTCTGTTGGGTACTTGGGAGGATCGCTGCGCTGCTCAGGGATATCCACACTGAACACTCTGTTGCTCTTGACAGATCCCACAGCGGGGGCACCGCAACGGTTCTTCACTACAGCAGTGTCAGCGCTCAACTGCCTCTGAAGGGGCCGCACTGCATTGGCTGGGGGTGGGTCACGGTAAGGAGGGGAGAGGAACCCCCCACCACTGATACCTGGCCGCTCAGACAGGGGCATGACCAGGGGCACTGGGGCCATAGAAGGCGGGTGAGGCAGCTGATGTAGctgaggatgaggatgaggcTGAGGATGTGGCTGAGGATGGGGCTGAGGATGAGGCTGGGGGTGAGACTTTAGATGCACCTTTGGAGAGGAGGCCATGATCTGATCTCCAGGGTGGCCTGGAGAGAGGGGCAGGAGGTTGCGGGGGAGGGACGCAATGCAAGTTGGTGGCTGGGAGGAGGAAACAGAGTTGCCGTTGTCAGCCGTGGTTACAACATTAGCAGAGGCATCCAGCTTCAGAGCATCAATGCAGTTGTTGATGATCTGGTTCACCTTGTCCACCTCCTTGGCAATGGTGGAGATCTCTGATGCTGAGCCACGGCCATCGTCATCCGAATCCTCCCCAGCCTCTATCCCATTCTCAGCCCCGCCTCGCCTATCCACAACTACCTCCCCTGCTATCACTGCTCCTCCAGCTcccacccctccctctctgcctTCCCCTGCCACTCCCGCCGTCCTCACATCCATGTAGTTGCCCTTGCTGCCCATTGCCTCAGAGAAGGCAGTGGCCATTTTTTCCACCTGCGGCAGGGTGGAGAGGCGAGAAGAACTGGTGTTGGCGGAGCCATGGAGCATGCCTGTGCTAGAGGAGGCAGACGGGGGCAGCTTGCCGCCTGCTCCTCCTGAATGGTGGTGCTGGTGGTGAGCCTGCTCCTGGAGACGCTGCATGGCACCTGGGTCATTGGCCACTGCCGCAGCCGCCTCTGGGCCATACCTGAAGAATAACAGATTCACTTTAACACAGCCAATACATATAGTTTCATTATCTGATCTCATATTATGTACATCATGCACATTATACTAACAGCATGATTGCAAAATGCAGTTGTACctaatactttttttaaagttcattTGATTTAATATGTCCTCTCAGTGATGCCATGGGGTGACAGAATATTGctgttttaattaaagaaaCTATGAAAAATAACAAGGCCCAAAGCCTCAATAAAGAGTATGGTCGGGGAAAATGTTTGTAGTTAGAATAAATGAGACTTTTCAGGGCTTTGAATCAAAACATCTAATGAACTGATGCCTTTAGCAGAACTTGTTCCAAAGAAATCAATTTTACCCAAGGGACACACAGTagtgttcatttctgttgtggCTAAACATCTCAGATGTAGTCACTATCTCTATAGTGGCTCTTCAACAATTCATTGTCATGAAAAAGGGTTATAATGTGGCCCTTAAGACTTCCATTAACATAAAAAATTGTCTAGTACCTCATCTCCAAAATAGTTTTCTTCACGCTTAtagctttcttcttctcttcctcgATGCGTCGTCGTCTGAGACAGTAATAGACTAATCCAAGCACAATGACCATGCCAAACAGACATCCCAAGATGGTCATGATGTAGTGGGTAGTTGTGGATGGATCGGTTCGCTGGTCCTCTGACCCCATAGCTCGTGTAGAAAAGGTCAGACACGTGTGGTTGTAGCGCTGAGTTTTGCTTGCAGAAGCCACACAATAAGTGTAATTTGTGTGAGGTTTCAGTTTGTCCAAAATGAGTAcctcctttttgtttttaaggggCTTGATGTCTTCAAAAAACGTGTGGTTGTACTTGGAGAGGATGTACATCTTACTGTATGGTCGTGGGATTTGCACCATTAGAGAAGCGGTGTAGAGGGAGACAGTTTGAAGCTTCATGGAAATCTGATGATTATAGGTAGGGTCTGCAGTGGACGATATGGTTGGTTGGTGGTACAGACCTTGGTCTGGGATGTCCAAACCCATACCTGATCCATCTTGATCTGGTGTCTGGGAGGTCATCCCTGGAATAATCACACCATCGCGACACATTGATAAAAGAGCGTAACGGGCATTTTTTCCGTGTCCGGGCAGCGGGCTCAGAAGTGGATAACCAGTCAtttccagaggggtttcgcatTGGAGGCGGTCATAAGTGTGGGTTACATTGTTAAACGCCTCCAGCCAGGTGAGGAAGCTGTAGAGCTCACAGCCACAGTGGAACGGGTTTCCTGCTAGTTCACACACCAGCAGCCTGTTGAGGACAGTGAAGGTAGATGGGTCAAGACGAGCCAACTTATTGGAAGATAAGTCCAGGCTGCTGAGGCTGGGGCACTCCCAGAAGGCATTGGTGGCAATGACCTCAATAAGGTTGTGTTGCAAAAAGAGGCACTGCATTCGACCCAGACCTCTCAACATGCCCTCAGTCAGGTTTGTCAGCTTGTTGTAGCCCAGCTGGAGAAcctgagacagaaaaagagagtaGCCCCTTGACATCTTTAATTAACATGACAACAAATCTAATTGCTAATCATTTGGTGGGGGATGTTTTTAAGGAATGCAGTTTACATCAATACGATATGTTTTATTAGAACTAGACACATCATTGAGACGCTTTTCTGCTTTCTACAAGTTAGAAAGTTTTCAACAGCCACCTATGAACAGGTTGAGAGAACTAGAGTTTGTAGTTGAATGATTTCAGAATACAGTATATTCCTAGCTCAACTTGTTCTAACAGATTGCACTGCATTGTTTAAGAAAAACTGCTGTATTAATAAATCCAGTCTCCACTTAATGGTGGTTTGGGGGGGGGTGCTCTCATTCAGATCAGTTTACATTTCCATGACCACCCTCATTTAGCATAGACTTCTAAATGGGATTTCTATTATAAAGGCAACACAAATTATTCAACCACATTTGTAGAAATGTATGAgcattaaaaataatattttcatgATTTTAAGTTAGAGATAAACAAATACATGCAAACAGTTGTGTTCTTGGCTGCAGACCTGTAGGTTGGCCTGTCCAGCAAAGGCCCCATCCTCGATGTAACTGATCTCGTTCTTGGTAAGATTGAGGTCAGTAAGGTTTGTGAAGCGGTACATGGAGGTAAATAGCACAGCCTTAAGTTTGTTCTCATTCAGCCTCAGGTCATGAACCTACGGGAGACAAGAGAGTGGATGACTTTCAGTTGATGTGTTGTACCCTCTGGCAGCCATAGAGGAGAACCGAAACGCTTTGCCAAAAATAGCTGCCAAGAGCATACACCTCCAAACATACAAGTTTGATGTCTAATGAGTCATTTTCCCAGTTATACATCTGGTCAAAATTTGTTCAGTTAATCACAGCCTGTTTGCAAGCACCTGAGCATCCAGCCTGAGATATCTAGCAGTGGTAAATGTTGATGCTAGAAATGGAATGTAGTTTCTTGTTAATATTAAAGCACCTAATTGTAATTTTTTCGGTTTTAATCAGTTATGCAGCAAATTGCAGATGGTAATTTAAAAACCTGAAACACttagtatattttaaaatgtcccTCTGTTGCTTTTGTCCCAAGcactgtcttctctctctctctctctctctctctctctctctgtctgtctgtctgtctgtctccctctccctctatctatctatctatatatatatatatatatatatatatatatatatatatatatatatatatatctttctccctccctctctctttttactCAGGCTTCTCTGTGCTGGACCATCGGCCATTCTGggacctctttctctctctcctggcgGTCGGTGCCTCATTCCACATGTTGGATCTGGaacttgtttctctctgtcccccTGTGTATTTGTTTCATTCTCATATCTGTGTGAATGATGTG contains these protein-coding regions:
- the LOC116043028 gene encoding protein phosphatase 1 regulatory subunit 29-like; this encodes MASRLCLSSLVLSLLLPALLLLHLPGMVKGDCWLIEGDKGYVWLAICSQNQPPYETIPQHINSTVHDLRLNENKLKAVLFTSMYRFTNLTDLNLTKNEISYIEDGAFAGQANLQVLQLGYNKLTNLTEGMLRGLGRMQCLFLQHNLIEVIATNAFWECPSLSSLDLSSNKLARLDPSTFTVLNRLLVCELAGNPFHCGCELYSFLTWLEAFNNVTHTYDRLQCETPLEMTGYPLLSPLPGHGKNARYALLSMCRDGVIIPGMTSQTPDQDGSGMGLDIPDQGLYHQPTISSTADPTYNHQISMKLQTVSLYTASLMVQIPRPYSKMYILSKYNHTFFEDIKPLKNKKEVLILDKLKPHTNYTYCVASASKTQRYNHTCLTFSTRAMGSEDQRTDPSTTTHYIMTILGCLFGMVIVLGLVYYCLRRRRIEEEKKKAISVKKTILEMRYGPEAAAAVANDPGAMQRLQEQAHHQHHHSGGAGGKLPPSASSSTGMLHGSANTSSSRLSTLPQVEKMATAFSEAMGSKGNYMDVRTAGVAGEGREGGVGAGGAVIAGEVVVDRRGGAENGIEAGEDSDDDGRGSASEISTIAKEVDKVNQIINNCIDALKLDASANVVTTADNGNSVSSSQPPTCIASLPRNLLPLSPGHPGDQIMASSPKVHLKSHPQPHPQPHPQPHPQPHPHPQLHQLPHPPSMAPVPLVMPLSERPGISGGGFLSPPYRDPPPANAVRPLQRQLSADTAVVKNRCGAPAVGSVKSNRVFSVDIPEQRSDPPKYPTEKGSPVGCGGGGGSGGAGGIGGCNGNGMGNINGGGVSVNGGGMGCNKGSGGAVVGPGQQQHHLEVQPDYHSSEHRHSFPALYYEGGNDSPSQAQKASFLKPLGRTKRDATSTYSQLSPSRHHNYNSGYSSSPEYSSESTLRIWERFRPYKKSPREEASYIAAGHALRKKVQFAKDEDLHDILDYWKGVSAQQKL